The proteins below are encoded in one region of Streptomyces roseirectus:
- a CDS encoding kynureninase has product MRVGDRADCLALDAADELGALREEFDLPQRPVFLNGNSLGPPPRATWHRLSKVVREQWRADMNSAWWKHGWLDLPRTVGDRVGRLVGAAPGQTVVGESTSVNLFKLLCAALELNPGRRTVLTDAGNFPSDLYIADGVVRHVRPDVRVRRVEAHALAGALDEDTAVVVLSHVDYRTGELLPMREINRRAHAAGSLVLWDLAHSAGVVPVGLDADGTDLAVGCGYKYLNGGPGAPGYLYVAARLLPRVEQPVTGWLGHAEPFAFEAGYRPADGVGRLLTGCPPLLSLVALEEGVRLAGNVDTRLVRAKSLALTGLFAELAERAGAQVVSPRAPQRRGGHVSVRHPDAERIAKGLAGEGFMAEVRVPDLIRVGLSPLSVRYVDVWDAAAALGRVLTA; this is encoded by the coding sequence ATGAGGGTCGGTGACCGGGCGGACTGCCTCGCGCTCGACGCCGCCGACGAACTCGGCGCCCTGCGCGAGGAGTTCGACCTCCCTCAGCGGCCCGTCTTCCTCAACGGCAATTCCCTCGGGCCGCCGCCGCGCGCGACCTGGCACCGGCTGTCGAAGGTGGTGCGCGAGCAGTGGCGCGCGGACATGAACTCCGCCTGGTGGAAACACGGCTGGCTCGACCTGCCGCGCACGGTCGGCGACCGTGTCGGACGGCTCGTCGGCGCGGCGCCGGGACAGACCGTCGTCGGCGAGTCGACCTCCGTCAACCTCTTCAAACTCCTGTGCGCCGCCCTGGAGTTGAACCCCGGGCGGCGGACCGTCCTCACCGACGCCGGGAACTTCCCGAGCGACCTCTACATCGCGGACGGCGTCGTCCGGCACGTCCGGCCCGACGTGCGGGTGCGCCGGGTCGAGGCCCACGCGCTCGCCGGCGCCCTCGACGAGGACACCGCCGTCGTCGTGCTCAGCCACGTCGACTATCGCACCGGGGAGCTGCTTCCCATGCGGGAGATCAACCGGCGGGCGCACGCGGCGGGTTCGCTCGTGCTGTGGGACCTCGCGCACAGCGCGGGGGTGGTGCCGGTCGGGCTCGACGCGGACGGGACCGATCTCGCCGTGGGGTGCGGGTACAAGTACCTCAACGGCGGGCCCGGGGCGCCGGGTTACCTGTATGTCGCCGCGCGGCTGCTGCCCCGCGTCGAGCAGCCGGTCACCGGGTGGCTCGGGCACGCGGAGCCGTTCGCCTTCGAGGCCGGGTACCGGCCGGCGGACGGCGTCGGGAGGCTCCTCACCGGGTGCCCGCCGCTGCTCAGCCTGGTCGCGCTGGAGGAGGGGGTGCGGCTCGCCGGGAACGTGGACACGCGGCTCGTGCGGGCCAAGTCCCTCGCGCTCACCGGGCTGTTCGCGGAACTCGCCGAGCGGGCGGGGGCCCAGGTGGTGAGTCCACGGGCGCCGCAGCGCAGGGGCGGGCACGTCAGCGTCCGCCACCCCGACGCCGAGCGGATCGCCAAGGGGCTCGCGGGGGAGGGGTTCATGGCCGAGGTACGGGTACCCGACCTGATCCGCGTCGGGCTGTCACCGCTGTCCGTTCGCTATGTTGACGTCTGGGACGCGGCGGCGGCGCTCGGACGGGTCCTCACGGCATAG
- a CDS encoding 2OG-Fe dioxygenase family protein, which produces MTTHTELFGALPGSRFTDDPVLLLPARTPLDGRLDAGRRELAEDFEDLADDRWLKGDHVFRKRRFGLFAADTESRAIEPLEDRAFFQSTELNPYAGGMHRKFEPLAARTRANPYLAQLMWDVLAVLPGGRGRTWEVGVHLMRIVARPGLPGHPAPEGMHHDGHAFTSITLVGRADVSGGVSRFAGLDGRIHRELALERPGDTVVFEDPRCLHDVTPVEVAGDAALATRDVCGFSLNPVEPNPVEEDR; this is translated from the coding sequence ATGACGACCCACACCGAACTCTTCGGCGCGCTGCCGGGGAGTCGCTTCACCGACGACCCGGTGCTCCTGCTGCCCGCCCGCACCCCCCTCGACGGACGGCTGGACGCCGGACGGCGCGAACTCGCCGAGGACTTCGAGGACCTGGCCGACGACCGCTGGCTGAAGGGCGACCACGTCTTCCGCAAGCGCCGCTTCGGCCTCTTCGCCGCCGACACCGAGAGCCGCGCGATCGAACCCCTGGAGGACCGGGCCTTCTTCCAGAGCACCGAACTCAACCCCTACGCGGGCGGTATGCACCGCAAGTTCGAGCCGCTGGCCGCCCGCACCCGCGCCAACCCTTACCTCGCCCAGCTGATGTGGGACGTCCTGGCCGTCCTCCCCGGGGGCCGGGGCCGCACCTGGGAGGTCGGCGTCCACCTCATGCGGATCGTCGCCCGCCCCGGCCTGCCCGGCCACCCGGCGCCGGAAGGCATGCACCACGACGGGCACGCCTTCACCTCCATCACCCTCGTCGGCCGCGCCGACGTCAGCGGCGGCGTCAGCCGCTTCGCCGGCCTCGACGGCCGTATCCACCGCGAGCTGGCCCTCGAACGGCCCGGTGACACCGTGGTGTTCGAGGACCCGCGCTGCCTGCACGACGTCACCCCCGTCGAGGTCGCGGGCGACGCCGCCCTGGCGACCCGCGACGTCTGCGGGTTCTCCCTCAACCCCGTCGAGCCCAACCCCGTCGAGGAGGACCGGTGA
- the speD gene encoding adenosylmethionine decarboxylase — protein sequence MNLPEPHHPVPVLSDDQGAGTHLLADLVGASRLDDPAHAETVLRECARAAGALLLYVHVHHFGRGGGVSGVAVLAESHISVHSWPEYRFAAVDLFMCGTAEPNKALPVLQAGFSPERIVAQELVRGIGALMPPVDTVER from the coding sequence GTGAACCTGCCCGAACCCCACCACCCGGTGCCCGTCCTGTCCGACGACCAGGGCGCCGGCACCCACCTCCTCGCCGACCTCGTCGGCGCCAGCCGCCTCGACGACCCCGCGCACGCCGAGACCGTGCTGCGCGAGTGCGCCCGCGCCGCCGGTGCCCTCCTGCTGTACGTCCACGTCCACCACTTCGGGCGCGGCGGCGGGGTCTCCGGCGTCGCCGTGCTCGCCGAGTCCCACATCAGCGTGCACAGCTGGCCCGAGTACCGTTTCGCCGCCGTCGACCTGTTCATGTGCGGGACGGCCGAGCCGAACAAGGCGCTCCCGGTGCTCCAGGCCGGCTTCTCGCCGGAGCGGATCGTCGCCCAGGAACTCGTGCGCGGCATCGGCGCCCTTATGCCGCCCGTCGACACCGTGGAGAGGTGA
- a CDS encoding ester cyclase: protein MTTDTRYELMRHVYEDVWIGELWNAGDPAGGRVLAEHFFDHRPIDAFPNTKHGHISMALDWHQAFPDYKFVIEDVITAGDKIVARYNSSGTHLGVLSGIPATGRRVTLTGIDIMRFDGDLLAEWWHNEDMYDLMRQLTATA, encoded by the coding sequence ATGACCACGGACACCCGGTACGAGCTGATGCGGCACGTCTACGAGGACGTGTGGATCGGCGAACTGTGGAACGCCGGCGACCCGGCGGGCGGCAGGGTCCTCGCCGAGCACTTCTTCGACCACCGGCCCATCGACGCCTTCCCCAACACCAAGCACGGCCACATCAGCATGGCCCTCGACTGGCACCAGGCGTTCCCCGACTACAAGTTCGTCATCGAGGACGTCATCACCGCCGGTGACAAGATCGTCGCCCGCTACAACTCCTCCGGCACCCACCTCGGCGTCCTGTCCGGCATCCCCGCCACCGGCCGCCGGGTCACCCTCACCGGCATCGACATCATGCGCTTCGACGGCGACCTCCTCGCCGAGTGGTGGCACAACGAGGACATGTACGACCTGATGCGCCAGCTCACGGCCACCGCATGA
- a CDS encoding glutamine synthetase family protein has product MDIDDFLNAPGRADGIGHARKLIDLLGIEYIYVQYVTVTGRVVGKGIPAAHWEDVAGRGVQLVYGSTANVATDRAGHYLGHGPEASELLALPDPDTFAQLPWDGRIARVFARLFRNRDEETDPGATLDADCRTNLARLQAAFTERHGTHLRIGTEPEMLWLRREKGELVGVTKPHCYHIDQFEELREVTLRSVAYGRALGLDMIQGDHEDAPGQLELNFAHDDPLRTADRLITYRQICRQVARELGLVACFLPKPFQGYPGCGCHHNLSLWDGGHDEERDLGTSTCAPGVRTHLTGGTNTFRTADGASRRHTIGGIVAHLPALTALACPTVNSYRRLRDSGLWAPVTAHWGHQNRTCAVRVSAPDRIEFRVADSLTNPYLMAAGLLAAVDDGLTRRLDAGPPLAASAYDTPGPRLPGDLGTALAALDADDVVRAALPGRLYSTYTALKGDEWDRFLATTTAWDFDTYLDHTP; this is encoded by the coding sequence GTGGATATCGACGACTTCCTGAACGCCCCCGGAAGGGCGGACGGGATCGGCCATGCACGCAAACTCATCGACCTGCTCGGCATCGAATACATCTACGTCCAGTACGTCACCGTCACCGGCCGCGTCGTCGGCAAGGGAATTCCCGCGGCGCACTGGGAGGACGTCGCCGGACGCGGCGTCCAGCTTGTCTACGGCTCGACCGCGAACGTCGCGACCGACCGCGCCGGCCACTACCTCGGCCACGGCCCCGAAGCCTCCGAACTCCTCGCCCTCCCCGACCCCGACACGTTCGCCCAGCTCCCCTGGGACGGCCGGATCGCCCGCGTCTTCGCCCGCCTCTTCCGCAACCGCGACGAGGAGACCGACCCCGGCGCCACGCTCGACGCCGACTGCCGCACCAACCTCGCCCGGCTCCAGGCGGCGTTCACCGAACGCCATGGCACCCACCTGCGGATCGGCACCGAACCCGAGATGCTGTGGCTGCGCCGCGAGAAGGGCGAGCTGGTCGGCGTCACCAAGCCGCACTGCTACCACATCGACCAGTTCGAGGAACTACGTGAGGTGACCCTGCGCAGCGTCGCCTACGGTCGCGCGCTGGGCCTCGACATGATCCAGGGCGACCACGAGGACGCCCCCGGCCAGCTCGAACTCAACTTCGCCCACGACGACCCCCTGCGCACCGCCGACCGGCTCATCACCTACCGGCAGATCTGCCGCCAGGTCGCCCGCGAACTCGGCCTCGTCGCCTGCTTCCTGCCCAAGCCGTTCCAGGGCTACCCCGGCTGCGGCTGCCACCACAACCTCTCCCTCTGGGACGGCGGCCACGACGAGGAACGCGACCTGGGCACCAGCACCTGCGCCCCGGGCGTCCGCACCCACCTCACCGGCGGCACCAACACCTTCCGCACGGCGGACGGCGCGTCGCGGCGGCACACCATCGGCGGTATCGTCGCCCACCTCCCCGCCCTCACCGCGCTCGCCTGCCCGACCGTCAACTCCTACCGCCGCCTGCGCGACTCGGGACTGTGGGCGCCCGTCACCGCCCACTGGGGCCACCAGAACCGCACCTGCGCCGTCCGCGTCTCCGCCCCCGACCGGATCGAGTTCCGCGTCGCCGACTCCCTGACCAACCCCTACCTGATGGCAGCCGGGCTCCTCGCCGCCGTCGACGACGGCCTCACCCGCCGCCTCGACGCGGGCCCGCCGCTGGCCGCCAGCGCCTACGACACCCCCGGCCCCCGGCTGCCCGGCGACCTCGGCACCGCCCTCGCGGCCCTCGACGCCGACGACGTCGTCCGCGCCGCCCTCCCGGGCCGCCTCTACTCGACGTACACCGCCCTCAAGGGCGACGAATGGGACCGGTTCCTGGCCACCACCACCGCCTGGGACTTCGACACCTACCTCGACCACACGCCCTGA
- a CDS encoding VOC family protein: protein MSEIKKFQVTFDCAEPERVARFWCEVLGYVVPPLPEEFASWAEYDSSLPPERQGAAFACMDPEGVGPRMYFQRVPEGKVVKNRVHLDVRVATGLVGEERLAVLQAERARLEALGAECVEVLLADEFNESCISMRDIEGNEFCID, encoded by the coding sequence GTGTCAGAGATCAAAAAGTTTCAGGTCACCTTCGACTGCGCGGAGCCCGAGCGGGTAGCCCGTTTCTGGTGCGAGGTGCTGGGGTACGTGGTTCCGCCGCTGCCGGAGGAGTTCGCATCGTGGGCGGAGTACGACAGTTCGCTGCCGCCGGAGCGGCAGGGCGCGGCGTTCGCGTGCATGGACCCCGAGGGCGTGGGCCCGCGCATGTACTTCCAGCGGGTCCCTGAGGGCAAGGTCGTCAAGAACAGGGTGCACCTCGACGTGCGGGTCGCCACCGGGCTCGTCGGCGAGGAGCGGCTGGCGGTCCTGCAGGCCGAGCGTGCCCGGCTGGAGGCGCTGGGCGCGGAGTGCGTGGAGGTGCTGCTCGCCGACGAGTTCAACGAGTCGTGCATCTCGATGCGGGACATCGAGGGCAACGAGTTCTGCATCGACTGA
- a CDS encoding DMT family transporter: MRRVQTVFARLYRSPALLLCLAAAGWSGNFVVGRLTHGTVPPVNLAFFRWLAATAVILPFGLPRLRRDLPVLRQCKGTVLLLAATGVAAYNTLIYAGLRSTTAISALLMQSIMPVLILVFVFLLFRERPQRLQLLGLALSLAGVWVVVTQGHPFDAGTLALGGGVGWILLAVVSYALYTTLLRRRPTVHPLSLLTSTFALGAVMLAPFAAAEAAAGHPLPLTAGSVAAVGYVALIPSLLCYFCYNRGAELLGAARAGQFLHLMPVFGAVLAFLFLDERIRGFHLAGAGLIGAGLVIAALRRGSGDTGAGPEGVPETGVEDARRLPPRSA, translated from the coding sequence GTGCGGAGGGTCCAGACGGTGTTCGCCCGGCTCTACCGGTCACCGGCGCTCCTGCTGTGCCTCGCCGCCGCGGGCTGGTCGGGCAACTTCGTCGTCGGCCGGCTCACCCACGGCACCGTGCCGCCCGTCAACCTCGCGTTCTTCCGCTGGCTCGCCGCCACCGCCGTCATCCTCCCCTTCGGCCTGCCCCGGCTGCGCCGCGACCTACCCGTCCTGCGCCAGTGCAAGGGCACCGTCCTGCTGCTCGCGGCCACCGGGGTCGCCGCGTACAACACCCTGATCTACGCGGGCCTGCGGTCCACCACCGCGATCAGCGCCCTGCTCATGCAGTCGATCATGCCGGTGCTGATCCTCGTCTTCGTCTTCCTCCTCTTCCGCGAACGCCCCCAGCGCCTCCAACTCCTCGGCCTCGCCCTGTCGCTGGCCGGGGTCTGGGTGGTCGTCACCCAAGGGCATCCCTTCGACGCCGGGACGCTCGCCCTGGGCGGCGGCGTCGGCTGGATCCTGCTCGCCGTCGTCAGCTACGCCCTCTACACGACACTGCTGCGCAGGCGCCCGACGGTCCACCCGCTGAGCCTGCTGACGTCGACCTTCGCGCTCGGCGCGGTGATGCTCGCGCCGTTCGCCGCCGCCGAGGCCGCCGCCGGGCACCCGCTGCCGCTGACGGCGGGCTCCGTCGCCGCCGTCGGCTATGTCGCGCTGATCCCGTCCCTGCTCTGCTACTTCTGCTACAACCGCGGGGCGGAACTGCTCGGGGCGGCGCGGGCGGGGCAGTTCCTGCACCTCATGCCGGTCTTCGGGGCGGTCCTCGCGTTCCTCTTCCTCGACGAGCGCATCCGGGGGTTCCACCTCGCGGGGGCCGGGCTCATCGGGGCGGGGCTGGTGATCGCGGCGCTGCGGCGGGGGAGCGGGGACACGGGGGCCGGCCCGGAGGGCGTCCCCGAGACGGGGGTGGAAGACGCGCGGCGCCTCCCACCCCGGTCCGCCTAG
- a CDS encoding (2Fe-2S)-binding protein, whose amino-acid sequence MTTESVSAPPPPAEPEETGTAPTRRTFIATTTAVGGVAVVGGVVGGSFLLGEEAEAAAAPTSRVSLTVNGTLRTVTVDNRTSLLDLLREHLGLTGSKKGCDAGACGACTVLVDGQRHNACLTLAVRLEGAEVTTIEGLADGDRLHPLQQAFIDEDAFQCGYCTPGQIMSGVACIQEGHTGSPEEIREWMSGNICRCGCYVKIVRAVEKTGGKA is encoded by the coding sequence ATGACGACAGAATCCGTGTCCGCCCCACCACCCCCCGCCGAACCGGAGGAGACCGGCACCGCCCCCACGCGACGGACGTTCATCGCGACGACCACCGCGGTCGGCGGTGTCGCGGTCGTGGGCGGTGTGGTCGGCGGGTCCTTCCTCCTCGGCGAGGAGGCGGAAGCCGCGGCGGCACCCACGAGCCGGGTCTCCCTGACGGTGAACGGCACCCTGCGGACGGTCACGGTCGACAACCGGACCTCGCTCCTGGACCTGCTGCGCGAGCACCTGGGCCTGACCGGCTCGAAGAAGGGCTGCGACGCGGGCGCGTGCGGAGCGTGCACGGTGCTCGTCGACGGGCAGCGGCACAACGCCTGCCTGACGCTCGCGGTGCGACTGGAGGGCGCCGAGGTCACGACCATCGAGGGCCTGGCCGACGGTGACCGACTCCACCCGCTCCAGCAGGCGTTCATCGACGAGGACGCCTTCCAGTGCGGCTACTGCACACCGGGCCAGATCATGTCCGGCGTCGCGTGCATCCAGGAGGGCCACACCGGCTCACCGGAGGAGATCCGGGAGTGGATGAGCGGCAACATCTGCCGCTGCGGCTGCTACGTCAAGATCGTGCGCGCGGTCGAGAAAACCGGGGGCAAAGCCTGA
- a CDS encoding amino acid adenylation domain-containing protein, whose amino-acid sequence MTSISSLLRERAAATPDAPALEHDGRVLRYRDTDDAVTGFAHHLAGRGLGPGDLVALHLDRSPEAVIALLGAVRAGVAYVPLDTANPPARVAGIVADSGAKAVVAREDIPGVGVPLIDVGRADDWCGHGREYGHERGHECGHGSAPASSPAFAEPGADDLAYVIYTSGSTGAPKGVAVAHRGLVPLALDQIGRWRAGPGGRILQFASLGFDASFTEIVVALCGGATLVIADRDQLMPGPVLHATLRDLRITAVKTTPAALATTDADGLPDLRLVVNGGGACRPGTVARWSAGRTFRNAYGVTEATVCSTMTGPLRAGDPVTLGTPVAGTCLHVLDSGELAVGGAGVALGYWRRPELTAERFGPDPYCPGGRLFRTGDLVRPTPGGELEYVGRIDEQVKIRGYRIEPGEIEHALAAHPTVREAAVTVHTDPLDGEPRLAAFLVPADGEPDLPELRRFLAARLPLYMIPGRFAALPQLPYTRLGKVDRGALAGLVARGAGGLAGGGEPAAGGRAGSSPSAGNPLRAGDQADAGDAGSSPGTGNPLLAGDQAGARGAAGEPVSGGKGNPLGATEPVSGGKGSAPGATGPVSGEGTPGSAQPTDARGAGSSPGAEEPVSGGQEGPLGATGPVSGEDTPGSAQPTDARGGARRAQEPVSGGRAQKNR is encoded by the coding sequence GTGACCTCCATCAGCTCCCTGCTGCGCGAGCGGGCCGCCGCCACGCCCGACGCGCCCGCCCTCGAACACGACGGCCGGGTCCTTCGCTACCGCGACACCGACGACGCCGTCACCGGCTTCGCCCACCACCTCGCCGGCCGGGGCCTGGGCCCCGGCGACCTCGTCGCCCTCCACCTCGATCGCTCCCCCGAGGCCGTGATCGCCCTGCTCGGCGCGGTCCGGGCGGGCGTGGCCTACGTCCCGCTGGACACGGCGAACCCGCCGGCCCGGGTCGCGGGGATCGTCGCCGACAGCGGGGCGAAGGCGGTGGTCGCCCGCGAGGACATACCGGGGGTCGGTGTGCCGCTGATCGACGTCGGCCGCGCGGACGACTGGTGCGGGCACGGGCGGGAGTACGGGCACGAGCGCGGGCATGAGTGCGGGCACGGCTCTGCCCCCGCCTCCTCCCCCGCCTTCGCCGAGCCCGGTGCCGACGATCTCGCGTACGTCATCTACACGTCCGGTTCCACCGGGGCGCCGAAGGGGGTGGCCGTGGCGCACCGGGGGCTCGTGCCGCTCGCCCTCGACCAGATCGGGCGCTGGCGGGCCGGGCCCGGCGGGCGGATCCTCCAGTTCGCCTCGCTCGGCTTCGACGCCTCGTTCACCGAGATCGTCGTGGCGCTGTGTGGCGGGGCCACGCTCGTCATCGCCGACCGGGACCAGCTGATGCCGGGCCCGGTGCTCCACGCCACCCTGCGCGACCTGCGGATCACCGCCGTCAAGACGACCCCGGCGGCCCTCGCCACCACCGACGCCGACGGCCTGCCCGACCTGCGGCTCGTCGTCAACGGCGGCGGTGCCTGCCGGCCGGGGACGGTGGCCCGCTGGTCCGCCGGGCGGACGTTCCGCAACGCGTACGGGGTCACCGAGGCGACGGTGTGCAGCACCATGACCGGCCCCCTGCGCGCCGGAGACCCCGTCACGCTCGGGACGCCGGTCGCCGGGACCTGTCTCCACGTCCTCGACTCGGGCGAGCTGGCCGTCGGCGGCGCCGGTGTGGCCCTCGGGTACTGGCGCCGCCCCGAGCTGACCGCCGAACGCTTCGGACCCGACCCCTACTGTCCCGGAGGCCGCCTGTTCCGCACCGGCGACCTCGTCCGGCCCACGCCCGGCGGGGAGCTGGAGTACGTCGGGCGCATCGACGAGCAGGTGAAGATCCGCGGCTACCGGATCGAGCCCGGCGAGATCGAACACGCCCTCGCGGCCCACCCGACGGTCCGCGAGGCAGCGGTCACCGTCCACACCGACCCCCTGGACGGCGAACCCCGCCTCGCCGCGTTCCTCGTCCCCGCCGACGGCGAGCCTGACCTCCCGGAACTACGCAGGTTCCTGGCCGCCCGCCTACCGCTCTACATGATCCCGGGAAGGTTCGCCGCCCTGCCCCAACTCCCGTACACACGCCTGGGGAAGGTGGACCGGGGGGCGTTGGCGGGGCTGGTGGCGAGGGGCGCGGGCGGGCTGGCCGGCGGAGGGGAACCAGCGGCCGGCGGCCGCGCGGGAAGCTCACCGAGCGCCGGAAACCCGCTGCGCGCCGGAGATCAGGCGGACGCCGGGGACGCGGGAAGCTCGCCAGGCACCGGAAACCCACTCCTCGCCGGAGATCAGGCGGGCGCCCGGGGCGCGGCAGGGGAACCGGTGAGCGGCGGGAAGGGGAACCCGCTGGGCGCCACGGAGCCGGTGAGCGGCGGGAAGGGGAGTGCGCCGGGTGCCACGGGACCGGTGAGCGGCGAGGGCACTCCCGGCTCCGCGCAACCGACGGATGCCAGGGGCGCGGGAAGCTCGCCGGGCGCAGAAGAACCGGTGAGCGGCGGCCAGGAGGGCCCGCTGGGCGCCACGGGACCGGTGAGCGGCGAGGACACTCCCGGCTCCGCGCAACCGACGGATGCCAGGGGCGGGGCTCGCCGGGCGCAGGAACCGGTGAGCGGCGGCCGGGCGCAGAAGAACCGGTGA
- a CDS encoding helix-turn-helix domain-containing protein encodes MPGLRREEVAVLAGVSTEWYTRLEKGHIGGVSEEVVQAVAQALRLDEDERTYLFDLARAARPARRAPVRRKDVPVSAQIQWMLDSMTLSTATVQNGRQDVVASNALARSVFAPLFTSATTDKHGRPNFAALLRAEAGREPHDRALRDLIGDLSTLSPTPPHPPEPRARHSTTGLSTAPDKRPAQVTARRIDPAQGSAATTHPFPAAHPFRCLEQAPCRRLPLSPSLGVWTPRLAKPPSTPCTGSRWSSCGGVRA; translated from the coding sequence GTGCCGGGGCTGCGGCGCGAGGAGGTCGCCGTGCTGGCGGGCGTGAGCACCGAGTGGTACACGCGGCTGGAGAAGGGCCACATCGGCGGGGTGTCCGAGGAGGTCGTCCAGGCGGTCGCGCAGGCCCTGCGACTGGACGAGGACGAGCGCACGTACCTGTTCGACCTGGCCAGGGCCGCGAGACCGGCCCGCCGCGCACCCGTCCGCCGCAAGGACGTGCCGGTGTCGGCGCAGATCCAGTGGATGCTCGACTCCATGACCCTGTCCACGGCGACCGTCCAGAACGGACGTCAGGACGTCGTCGCGAGCAACGCGCTCGCCCGCTCCGTGTTCGCGCCACTGTTCACGAGCGCCACCACCGACAAGCACGGCCGCCCCAACTTCGCCGCCCTCCTGCGCGCGGAGGCCGGCCGCGAGCCCCACGACCGGGCCCTGCGCGACCTCATCGGCGACCTCTCCACACTCAGCCCCACCCCACCCCACCCACCAGAACCAAGAGCCCGGCACTCCACAACAGGGCTGAGCACCGCCCCCGACAAGCGGCCGGCTCAAGTGACAGCCCGTCGTATCGATCCGGCCCAGGGCTCGGCCGCGACCACGCACCCATTCCCGGCCGCACACCCGTTCCGGTGTCTGGAACAGGCGCCGTGCCGTCGGCTCCCCCTCTCGCCTAGCTTGGGCGTATGGACACCACGCCTCGCGAAACCCCCCTCAACCCCCTGCACCGGCTCACGTTGGAGCAGCTGCGGCGGCGTACGAGCATGA
- a CDS encoding cupin domain-containing protein has translation MFLDWNSQPETHRMRAGASRHVASGQHSSVVRVVTDPGAEFDGRPHRHPHEQWVVVTAGELTLSCGEKKHTLGAGDVLFVPGGQWHAALGVGEQGAVYLEFSAPPRLDLLPGSVLPSALEF, from the coding sequence GTGTTCCTCGACTGGAACTCTCAGCCCGAGACACACCGCATGCGCGCCGGGGCGAGCCGCCACGTGGCGAGCGGGCAGCACTCCTCCGTCGTCCGGGTCGTCACCGATCCCGGCGCCGAGTTCGACGGCCGTCCGCACCGCCATCCGCACGAGCAGTGGGTCGTGGTGACCGCCGGCGAACTCACCCTGAGCTGCGGCGAGAAGAAGCACACGCTGGGCGCCGGGGACGTGCTGTTCGTGCCGGGCGGCCAGTGGCACGCGGCGCTCGGCGTCGGCGAACAGGGCGCCGTCTACCTGGAGTTCTCCGCGCCGCCCCGGCTCGACCTGCTGCCGGGCTCGGTCCTGCCCAGCGCGCTCGAATTCTGA
- a CDS encoding MalY/PatB family protein: MDTTPRETPLNPLHRLTLEQLRRRTSMKWRTYPRDVLPLWVAEMDVPLAEPVARALTDAVALGDTGYPVGTAYAEALAGFAGKRWGWEGLEVGRTAIVPDVMMGVVEMLKLVSGPGDAVVVNSPVYTPFYQFVGNADRVVVEAPLTEEGRIDPGVLEETFSRVRAGGGRPVYLLCSPHNPTGTLHTAAELASVAELARAYGVRVVADEIHAPIVAAGARFVPYLSVPGARDGLSLMSASKAWNLAGLKAAVAVAGPEAGADLARLPEEVSHGPSHLGVIAHTAALRDGGDWLDAVLAGLDDNRRLLTRLLAEHLPGVRYAPARATYLAWLDCRALDLGDDPAGVFLERGRVALSSGPAFGTGGAGHVRLNLATSPEILTEAVRRMASAVG; this comes from the coding sequence ATGGACACCACGCCTCGCGAAACCCCCCTCAACCCCCTGCACCGGCTCACGTTGGAGCAGCTGCGGCGGCGTACGAGCATGAAGTGGCGGACTTATCCGCGGGATGTGCTGCCGTTGTGGGTCGCGGAGATGGATGTTCCTCTCGCGGAGCCGGTGGCGCGGGCGCTCACGGACGCGGTGGCGCTCGGGGACACGGGGTATCCGGTGGGGACGGCGTACGCGGAGGCGTTGGCGGGGTTCGCGGGGAAGCGGTGGGGGTGGGAGGGGCTGGAGGTGGGGCGGACGGCGATCGTGCCGGACGTGATGATGGGGGTCGTGGAGATGCTGAAGCTGGTGTCGGGGCCGGGGGACGCGGTGGTCGTCAACTCGCCGGTCTACACGCCGTTCTACCAGTTCGTGGGGAACGCGGACCGGGTCGTTGTCGAGGCTCCGCTCACCGAGGAGGGGCGGATCGACCCCGGGGTGCTGGAGGAGACGTTCTCGCGGGTGCGGGCGGGCGGCGGACGGCCCGTGTACCTGCTGTGCAGCCCGCACAATCCGACCGGCACCCTGCACACCGCCGCCGAGCTGGCGTCCGTCGCCGAACTGGCCCGCGCGTACGGCGTGCGGGTGGTGGCCGACGAGATCCACGCGCCGATCGTGGCGGCGGGCGCGCGGTTCGTGCCGTACCTGAGTGTCCCCGGCGCGCGGGACGGGCTGTCGCTGATGTCGGCGTCGAAGGCGTGGAACCTGGCCGGACTCAAGGCGGCCGTCGCCGTCGCGGGCCCCGAGGCGGGCGCCGATCTCGCGCGCCTGCCGGAGGAGGTGAGCCACGGGCCCAGCCATCTCGGCGTGATCGCCCACACCGCGGCCCTGCGGGACGGGGGCGACTGGCTCGACGCGGTCCTGGCCGGACTGGACGACAACCGCCGCCTCCTGACCCGCCTCCTCGCCGAGCACCTGCCCGGCGTCCGCTACGCCCCGGCCCGGGCGACCTACCTCGCCTGGCTGGACTGCCGCGCGCTGGACCTGGGCGACGATCCAGCAGGGGTCTTCCTGGAGCGCGGGCGCGTCGCTCTCAGCTCCGGTCCCGCCTTCGGCACCGGGGGCGCCGGCCACGTACGCCTGAACCTGGCGACGTCGCCGGAGATCCTGACGGAGGCGGTGCGGCGGATGGCCTCGGCGGTGGGGTGA